The window ATAACATAGTGCTCGGTTATGCATCCCTTCTTGAGCACACCGATGACCCGAAGATTCAGAAATATTCTAAAGGAATTGTCCTTGCGGCAGAGAGGAGTTTTCAGATTATCCAGTCTGTCAGTGCTGTCAGAAAGTTAAAGGCATCTTCATCTTCCAATGTTCCGGTCCTTCTCGATAATGCTGTAAATGAAGGAATGAAGCGTTATTCGCATGTTGATATAAGCTACAAGATCACAGGAGCAAAAGTTAAGGCCGGGAGCCTTCTTCCTGAGGTATTTGCCAATCTCTTCGGGAATAGTTTGCGCAACGGCGGAATGGATACAAAAATTGCAGTTATCGTCGAAGATCTGGGTGATCGGTTTCTTATCCATATCGATGATAATGGACCGGGATTATCCGTCGAAGAAAAAAATTCAATCCTGCACAGGGATGAAAAGGAAGGCAACGAGTATCAGTTAAGAAGTACAGGGCTTCAGTTGTATATCGTCAACAAACTTCTCGAAAGATACGGTACATATCTGACGATAGGCGAATCGTCTTTTAAGGGTATAAACGAAGGTTCCAGATTTTCATTCAGTCTTAAAAAAGGATAAATTAATTTTTCCAGATGTCGACGGGATCGATCTTTGCATCGATTATCAGATCAAAGTTGAGAATATCCGTCCATTTCTCTTTTTCGAACATGCTCATGAAGCAGATTCCTGCAGCTTTTGAATTATATTTGCCGATTGTCTTCTTTACGTCATCAGCCGATACGGGGACATTGGGCATGGCAAGGCCGCCCATAATCACGACGAGCGAAGGATCGATCTTTTCAGGTTCGCCATTGGCCTGCAGGCCCACATTTTCTTTATTTTCAAGGGTAACAGCTTTCTTTTCGTCAAGAAGAGGTACGAAAATAATTTTGCACCCAAGATCTCTCACTGCATAACCGAGAAGCTCTACAAAAGGCGTACATGTTCCGGGACACCCGTAAAACACAATCTGGTCTTTTTCATTCAGTTCAAGCGATTTTATAAATTCCTTGAACGGCCTGAGCATTCCTGGAACGCCTCTTAGTGATTCGACTTTCTCCATATAATATGATTGG of the Methanolacinia paynteri genome contains:
- a CDS encoding PAS domain-containing sensor histidine kinase is translated as MNIPEDFGVLINLPVGVCAVDTNLNIRFWNHRLELWTGLTMEEVFGRPLTELFPHLEDDFFLDRLNDSIYRHIPQYFSSSLGLSIIPEDKASGRSMEQRTSIVPYQRDDGSDEYALLIIEDISDLKKEVEAYRKMKDRAIIALNEQIKAEKEVFEANGEADLYLEVMSHDLNNYNNIVLGYASLLEHTDDPKIQKYSKGIVLAAERSFQIIQSVSAVRKLKASSSSNVPVLLDNAVNEGMKRYSHVDISYKITGAKVKAGSLLPEVFANLFGNSLRNGGMDTKIAVIVEDLGDRFLIHIDDNGPGLSVEEKNSILHRDEKEGNEYQLRSTGLQLYIVNKLLERYGTYLTIGESSFKGINEGSRFSFSLKKG
- a CDS encoding DUF2124 domain-containing protein, with the translated sequence MEKVESLRGVPGMLRPFKEFIKSLELNEKDQIVFYGCPGTCTPFVELLGYAVRDLGCKIIFVPLLDEKKAVTLENKENVGLQANGEPEKIDPSLVVIMGGLAMPNVPVSADDVKKTIGKYNSKAAGICFMSMFEKEKWTDILNFDLIIDAKIDPVDIWKN